In Chromobacterium rhizoryzae, one genomic interval encodes:
- a CDS encoding bactofilin family protein: MMALIYILGVAPLVALPLLPGLLELLRKTDTSALGINRLHIGTANVFARNYRQRLDALDSDEWRQDWNARLEALGQTPRPVVDEEVLAAGALRIPAHFSFLKEIHCDDDIATGPGAILRSVLADGELSLGRGSSILRWAGARNVRIEPDSQLFGRAVAEETLDIAGPILFQRIQAANIRLGDAPPQQAAAGPLREVDIGGLPAAHPFNAEMRRAVVDGDFQLPANSLLRGHLVVRGGLRIRAGCRIEGSVKASGPVRLARGVVVTGAVVSDHSIICREHCQLLGPVVADRLVAIGAHSALGAPDAPNTVSSRRVLLTPPLRAHGTIWARVRGKVRG; encoded by the coding sequence ATGATGGCCTTGATCTATATCTTGGGCGTCGCGCCGCTGGTCGCCCTGCCGCTCTTGCCCGGCCTGCTGGAATTGCTGCGCAAGACCGACACCTCCGCGCTGGGCATCAACCGGCTGCATATCGGCACAGCCAACGTCTTCGCCCGCAACTATCGGCAGCGGCTGGACGCGCTGGACTCGGACGAATGGCGGCAAGACTGGAACGCCCGCCTGGAAGCCCTCGGACAAACACCCCGCCCCGTCGTGGACGAAGAAGTCTTGGCCGCGGGCGCGTTGCGCATCCCCGCCCACTTCAGCTTTCTGAAGGAAATCCATTGCGATGACGACATTGCCACCGGACCGGGCGCGATCCTGCGCAGCGTCCTGGCCGACGGCGAGCTGAGCCTGGGGCGAGGCAGCTCCATCCTGCGCTGGGCCGGCGCCCGGAACGTCCGCATCGAACCGGACAGCCAGCTGTTCGGACGGGCCGTGGCGGAGGAAACGCTGGACATTGCCGGCCCCATCCTGTTCCAGCGCATCCAAGCCGCAAACATACGCCTGGGAGACGCGCCGCCGCAGCAGGCCGCGGCCGGGCCGCTCAGGGAGGTGGACATCGGCGGCTTGCCCGCGGCCCATCCCTTTAACGCGGAAATGCGCCGGGCGGTGGTGGACGGCGATTTCCAGTTGCCGGCAAACAGCTTGTTGCGCGGCCACCTGGTGGTGCGCGGCGGCTTGCGCATCCGCGCCGGCTGCCGGATAGAAGGCAGCGTCAAGGCCAGCGGGCCGGTGCGCCTGGCCCGCGGTGTGGTCGTGACCGGCGCCGTCGTGTCCGACCACTCCATCATCTGCCGGGAACACTGCCAGCTGCTGGGCCCGGTCGTGGCGGACCGGCTCGTCGCCATCGGCGCCCATTCCGCGCTGGGCGCGCCGGACGCGCCCAACACCGTTTCTTCGCGCCGGGTCTTGCTGACACCGCCTCTGCGCGCGCACGGCACCATCTGGGCCCGCGTCCGTGGCAAGGTGCGCGGATGA